GGGCTGCTTCATCAGCCAAGATATTGGTCATTCTTATTACATTTATTGGGAAGCCTTTGAAAAGCCGTGGGTcctcatgtgtatatatatatatatatatatatatatatatatatatatatatatatatatatatatatatatatatatatatatataaatatatatatatatatatatatatatatatatatatatatatatatatatatatatatatatatatatatataatggcctagtatagtagaactctgtttagtgtttgcaggttatagttgtgtgtgtgtaaactaaagtctttgaaaatgtaataagttattacgaaacgcgttcaagtgtcgcgtcagactagaaataaaaatgaattttggagaattaatttttcaattaccatcgacagtgaaaagaaacataagaaatattgcgaaaattcgtgttagaattattaatcttactttttcggtcatatttaataacgtgtgtgtgtatatatatatatatatatatatatatatatatatatatatatatatatatatatatatatatatatatatatatatatatatatatatataataagccgCGGGTTCGATGTGAATGGGCGAGGATACATAACCCAGGATACACTAGATGTGTCAAGGTTGGAGACACGTGCTCAAATGTGAACGTCTCTAAACTCGACACATTAATTGTTGATgattctttatcatccttaattgcactCAACTcattaagacacaattgtaaagTGCTCGTGTCTGAAGCAATGAGACAcagatacaacaaaattattaatggtaACAGAGTCtctttcatgtggattccatctcatgttggcctcatgaactcatgttATAAGTGATAAGTTAGCCGAACAATCTGTCTTCAAAGGAGTTGATTATAATCTTGGATTGCCTATAGGTAGTTTGAGAGCAATAATACCCCAATGACTTTAACACAACCTTGTTGATCTGAGGCAATGTGAAATCTACATTCGcagttccatctatcatcatccaGGTGTGATGATGAtagttccatctatcatcatctaATACAATCagcaggtccactaccacccacatgataggTATGGAATACAGTACCTACCTTCCGATGATTTCGATGATTtctgggctcaacgtccccgcggcccggtcctcgaccaggcctcctacccgcccacaggatgggtatgaggtgcataataaacaaaCTAAACTAATCCAGGCTGCTCTCAATCTTCCAGCTCGTTCAGAGCATTTAAAAGAAGTGTGCTTTAGTGTATGAGAAAAAGAagaatggagggagagagagagagagagagaaggacggctgggaagagggaggggagggttatggaatggggggggggcatgggtttCGTACACAGCGGGGCCCAAGAAATGGGGGACATTCATTGTGGGGTTATTTGATAATTTGTCCCCGTACCCAGGCCTGTACACGGCTGCCTCGCCGCTCCGGGCACATATTTCACTCTCCCCAACAATGCCTTCCCAAGTATTTCACAGGACAGTGGCTCTCATCCTCGTGTTGTATGTCCGTGTGTATGATGAAGAGTATTAATGTGTATATTACTGaggttgtgtgtattttacctagtGTACTTATGTATATTTTGGGGGGATATTCACTTTGTTTCAGTTCGAGTCATTCCGGCGTTCAGAGTTGACGGGTTTGTTGTGGTTCTGTCTGACTGTGAGACGGGGAGTGAAGGTGACAGGGGACCATGACGGTCACGGTGACAGTAGTGGAACTGTGGAAGATAGTGACAAAGTAGctaactcctccttcctccctccctccctcctatacCTGCTCCTTTATCACTTCCTTCTTCTCCTTTCATTCTCCTTTTCCAGTTCCCCCTCTGTGTGAAGTATCGCTTATATAaccacatatatattttttatatataaatggcTGGGAGAAAAAAAGGCTGTGCGGGTTTGGCAGCTGCAGTCGGTTCAATAATTCTACTTCCAGTTACGCCCTCCTGGAACCTCACATTGTCCCCCTGGAAATGATAGCGTACGGGCGTATCTCTATGGAGTATAAAcattccatatgcaggcgatgagtcacaataacgtggctgaagaatgttgaccagaccacatactagaaggtgaagggacgacgacgtttcggtccgtcctggaccattctcaagtcgattgtcaaaaaGCAAGTAATCTTTCTGCATTTCCATTAACGATTAAATTTGATTGAGACTGCTCTAATTAGTTATATTGTCCTAATACCTTAAATACCTGCTTTGTTCCGACTCCATCCAGTACTGAATTATTATCCCacgaatgttgaccagactacacactagaaggtgaagggacgacgacgtttcggtccgtcctggactaatcTCAAGTCGATACCTATATTAAATTCCAAGTTTGTCTTCAAAAGAGCCATGGCCTGCGGGACACATGTTCTCCTGTAAGGGTCCGTGatgtacgtactcacctagttgtgtttgcgggggttgagctctggctctttggtcccacctctcaactgtcaatcaactggtgtacagattcctgagcctattgggctctatcataattacatttgaaactgtgtatggagtcagcctccaccacaacactacttaatgcattcctgtGTACAATGTATGTACACAGCGTCTGTGTATATACATTGTTtacatttgtttacattgtttattGGTACATCTTCAGGTACCCAATTGGTATTGTTCTTTGTATTGTACAACATTTTGGTAAAAACTTTTTTAATTATGTTAGTGTTCACCATCTGGAGGGTTCTGCGTGTTCAAACTCCATATTAATTAGACAAAATTATGAAATTATTTCGCTtgaattatatttttttatttatatatatacaagaaggtacattgggattatgaggatacatagtatagtaattacaatcttctaaagccactagtatgcgcagcgtttcggtcagaaaatatataatacaatagataatatataatacataaataatatatataatatataatacaaaatatataatatataatacaatatgtataatatataatacaacTTGTCTAGCAACCAAAACAGGTTGCCAGTTCAGGCTACTGATCCATtgtacaatataaatatatatatatatatatatatatatatatatatatatatatatatatatatatatatatatatgcaaacaagcctgaatggtccccaggactatatacaactgaaaactcacaccccagaagtgactcgaacccatactcccacaactggtatgtacagggacgccttaatccgcttgaccatcacgaccggacataaggaagtgatagccgaggctatatgaaccacttccccgccggcactcggatggtaatcttgggcatagcattttatcaaatcacctcattctttggggcacacgtgaggaacacaaatgcaaacaagcctgaatggtccccaggactatatacaactgaaaactcacaccccagaagtgactcgaacccatactcccacaactggtatgtacagggacgccttaatccgcttgaccatcacgaccggacataaggaagtgatagccgaggctatatgaaccacttccccgccggcactcggatggtaatcttgggcatagcattttatcaaatcacctcattctttggggcacacgtgaggaacacaaatgcaaacaagcctgaatggtccccaggactatatacaactgaaaactcacaccccagaagtgactcgaacccatactcccacaactggtatgtacagggacgccttaatccgcttgaccatcacgaccggacataaggaagtgatagccgaggctatatgaaccacttccccgccggcactcggatggtaatcttgggcatagcattttatcaaatcacctcattctttggggcacacgtgaggaacacaaatgcaaacaagcctgaatggtccccaggactatatacaactgaaaactcacaccccagaagtgactcgaacccatactcccacaactggtatgtacagggacgccttaatccgcttgaccatcacgaccggacataaggaagtgatagccgaggctatatgaaccacttccccgccggcactcggatggtaatcttgggcatagcattttatcaaatcacctcattctttggggcacacgtgaggaacacaaatgcaaacaagcctgaatggtccccaggactatatacaactgaaaactcacaccccagaagtgactcgaacccatactcccacaactggtatgtacagggacgccttaatccgcttgaccatcacaactcggctatcacttccttatgtccggtcgtgatggtcaagcggattaaggcgtccctgtacataccagttgtgggagtatgggttcgagtcacttctggggtgtgagttttcagttatatatatatatatatatatatatatatatatatatatatatatatatatatatatatatatatatatatatatatataaaagcgacTGACGCGTCAAGAGAGACGAGAAAGTCCCACTGGGAGAAGATTACTTAAATCTTGAAGCTCAGTGGGGTGTAGGTGATTGTTTTGCCTTGTGATAATTCCTGTGTGTTGATCATATTACCTTTGTTTGTGTTGAGAGCTTTGTTTGTGCTGAGAGCTTTGTTTGTGCTGAGAGCTTTGTTTGTGTTGAGAGCTTTGTTTGTGTTGAGAGCTTTGTTTGTGTTGAGAGCTTTGTTTGTGTTGAGAGCTTTGTTTGTGCTGAGAGCTTTGTTTGTGTTGAGAGCTTTGTTTGTGTTGAGAGCTTTGTTTGTGTTGAGAGCTTTGTTTGTGTTGAGAGCTTTGTTTGTGCTGAGAGCTTTGTTTGTGTTGAGAGCTTTGTTTGTGTTGAGAGCTTTGTTTGTGTTGAGAGCTTTGTTTGTGTTGAGAGCTTTGTTTGTGTTGAGAGCTTTGTTTGTGTTGAGAGCTTTGTTTGTGCTGAGAGCTTTGTTTGTGTTGAGAGCTTTGTTTGTGCACGCTTTCTTTAGTCTTCTTGTTTACTTCTCCTTGTTGCTCTTGTAATTTGTATTATCATCATTAGTTATTGGAATTATTTGCAATCTATTCTATAATTAGTGTTCTTCATCTTGTCATtcattcttcttctttcttcctcTACTTCACTTGCTTCAGTATCATGTGCATATAATTATGCAATCTAGCTTCGTTCTGCAACAATGAATGAAGACAGAGAAGCTGAACTAATTTGTGTACGTTAAAGTAATTTTGTTTGTCGTTACTCTGTCCCTCCGAGCTTATTCGAGTAGATAAGTTGAGGCTTGATGAGTGTGCCGGTTTAAATGTTCAAACTGTAATGTTCAAGACGTGGGAAATACCTCACGAAACTTTGAACAGCGTATTTCTTAGCCTACTGGTCTGCGTTTTAGGCATTGGGTATCCTCTGTTATTGGAGATCACAGCGAGGATAACGGCTGCCTGTTTACTAACAGCGATTTGACTGTTCTGTTctgttgttctcctgttcttcACGACTAGAACTTAACGTCTTCGAAAGTGTCTTAACCGCTAGAAGGAGACGTGAGTTGACCCGCATATAAATGTCACCCACACTTCCTTGGAAGTAAATATTATATTCACCTGGGTTGTGGGAGACTCGAATTGCTGACCCCTTCAGCGTGTGTGAGGCCGAATAGAGCCTCGGTCGATAGAGGTGGTCCTCACACACATGGGGTTCaggattcgagtctcctagtgcccaggtGAATGTATGTGTTGAGCGGCTCAGAGTACTCTTGTTTACCCAATAATTGTCGTTGTTATAATAATTGTTGTCGAGTTTTTTTGTAATTTCCTTGTTTATCTCTGTCCTTCATTTTGTATATTATgtcattttttgtttaattttaagTAATTTTAATTCAATGCATTTTACATTGACatgatttttttcattttaatATCACACGTTCCTCCCATGATGCGTTCGAAGGAGAACATGATAAAGGCGTGAACCAGTAACCAGGACATGCACCAGCGTGACACCATTCTACACTCCGCCCAACATTGTCAAGAGATGGCAGGATAGGCCAAGATGCAAGCCCCGAACATCTGTACCAAAATATGGATATAATCCCGCTGCTCCGCCCGACACATCAACAGTCAAGGTGTCTCAGATCTGTGGCGTCCATCTACATAAGAACATTCAGTAATTCTACCGGACGGGGGAGATCCGGAGATAGGAAGGGTGAGGTCGAGAATATAAGACGTGGGTGTCTATCAACagtttgcagacgaggagtcacaataacgtggctgaaatatgttgaccagaccacacactagaaggtgaagggacgacgactgttcggtccgtcctggaccattctcaagtcgattgtgtgttgTTCGGTTTATTCAATCATTCCAAACGCGCCGTATAACCAAAATGCTCTCGTATCGGCCCATCTGGCCAGACCGCCCCAATCACGGTGGATTTTTAGAGGCGAGGGGAgacagtggtgttgatggtgatgatacaCCCTTcagtcctgtacagtcctgtacacCTGGAACATTGGAACCCGTCCAAAAGCATGGACAGGTTCTAGGGAGCACACTTGAGTTCTGAACAGCTGGAAGGTGTCACCCGTCCAATCTGGACgactccttgaggttaccttgaggtgcttccggggcttagtgtccccgcggcctggtcgtcgaccaggtctcctggttgctggactgatcaaccaggctgttagacgcggctgctcgcagcctgacgtatgagtcacagcctggttgatcaggtatcctttcgaggttcttatccagttctctcttgaacactgtgaggggtcggccagttatgccccttatgtgtagtggaagcgactCACTCATACGCACAACACTGTCACTTGATCCCGCTGATGTAATCTCTCAGGAATCAAACATACGATGATTAAACTAGCACGGAGAACCACATCCAGCACTGTTGGGGCCGCCAGGTGTAAACTCCCCCAGTAATCTTTCCGCCTGTCCCAGCTTCCCTGAGATATCATCAGTCCGCTCTAAACACTCGCTCCCTCTACGGACTCCAGGACCTATTATATTTGTCAACACTTATGGTTATCAGACAGTTGGACGAACATACAATGTAACTCCACCTAGGAGGACTCGCGGACACCCAGCGCACGGttatcaatttaaaaaaaaaatgtgttgacAGAAATTTTTTTCCAGAAAAAGTAGGTCTTAGgtggaggtagggaggtggggaggggttgaCAATGATGGTCTGTGAGGTTCCTGGAGGTACGGGGCTCACAATGATGATCTGTGAGGTTCCTGGAGGTACGGGGGCTCACAATGATGGTCTGTGAGGTTCCTGGAGGTACGGGGGCTCACAATGATGGTCTGTGAGGTTCCTGGAGGTACCTGGAGGTACGGGGCTCACACTGATGCTCTGTGAGGTTTCTGGAGGTAACTGGAGCTTTGTAatttattacctctcgtgttcttgaggatattctCATAATGCATCCCAATGTTTGTCAGTGTAAGCTACTGGTACCTTGCATGtacccttcacatagtctagagTAGCTGCTTGAAGACAGACAAatctatatatgtaaatataaatcATGAAACCTTATGAAAAGAAATAAGGAGAAGCTATCAAGCTAAACACTTATCTTCTGGGGAGTTGATTCAGAAGCTCTTTATATCAGGATTCAAGCACAATATGAGCTATCACTATTCaggaaccgtggacatcttcaagaggaaactagatagtttcctccaaggagtgccggaccaaccgggctgtggtgggtatgtgggcctgcgggccgctccaagcaacagcctagtggaccaaactctcacaagtcgagcctggcctcgggccgggcttggtcaGTTGCTGGGTAGGTAAAACAGCTGTATTTTCATAGATTAACAAAACAGCTGTATTTTCATAGATCAAGAAAACATTTTGAGTGCTACATAAGTCAGGGCAAAAATCCTCTTTAATACTCTATAATCTTTatacaggaaaaaaaaaacaaaaattatccACCGTTCGTATCCCAAGACGCCGACGCAAAGTAATAAATATTGTTTCTGAATTTATCAATAGAAAAAAAAGGTTCGTAAGTTATACACTAATAGTGTGTGATTCCTTGCTCATCTTACTTTATGATACAATAGTATTTTTTACTTAATTAAATGTGACTGAGATCACCACTTTAAAGTCTTGGTGAAATTTGTTAACTCCGAGGAATAGGTTTAAGGAGTTATTGCCTGTtgttcatgcttgttagttcctgtgggtggaggagaGGCATTTCCTGCTTGACaaagtgcttgcaggatcgagctgttagctcttgggccccacctctctaaccgtcggttgtctaaggtACTGTCTATCGacttatttttgttgttgttatagattcagttactcggaataagttccaagtagcacgggctatagtgagcccgtagtggacttacctgacacaggagcggggcaagtagcacagactatggtgagcccgtagtggacttacctggcacaggagcggggcaagtagcacgggctatggtgagcccgtagtggacttacctggcacaggagcggggcaagtagcacgggctatggtgagcccgtagtggacttacctggcacaggagcggggcaagtagcacgggctatggtgagcccgtagtggacttacctggcacaggagcggagcaagtagcacgggctatggtgagcccgtagtggacttacctggcacaggagcggagcaagtagcacgggctatggtgagcccgtagtggacttacctggcacaggagcggtgccgacGACCTATTTTCCTGTAtggtattacacacagaaatcacaatagcgtgatgcatcaaatgaacaaatccacaatggtaGCTATTAAAtcgattaaggcaacgtctgggatgctcccggacgcaggttcgaatcctcgtcacggcccttgtggatttgttctgtaTGGTATGTTCTACATATCCTCACACATCCCCATGATGATGCCAGAAGCAGCTGTGTAACACCCCAGGTACCTttttagtgctaggtgaacagagacgttAGATGAAAGACAGTTTACCCATTTTGTTTCTTGGTCACCCAGGACTATCTTGTACCATACTGTCACCAACATACACCATACTGTCACCTGCATACACCATACTGTCACCAACATACACCATACTGTCACCTGCATACACCATACTGTCACCAACATACACCATACTGTCACCTGCATACACCATACTGTCACCAACATACACCATACTGTCACCAACATACACCATACTGTCACCTGCATACACCATACTGTCACCAACATACACCATACTGTCACCTGCATACACCATACTGTCACCAACATACACCATACTGTCACCAACATACACTATACTGTCACCTGCATGCACCATACTGTCACCAACATACACCATACTGTCACCTGCATACACCATACTGTCACCTGCATACACCATACTGTCACCAACATACACTATACTGTCACCTGCATACACCATACTGTCACCAACATACACCATACTGTCACCTGCATACACCATACTGTCACCAACATACACCATACTGTCACCAACATACACCATACTGTCACCTGCATACACCATACTGTCACCAACATACACTGTACTGTCACCAACATACACCATACTGTCACCAACATACACCATACTGTCACCTGCATACACCATACTGTCACCTGCATACACCATACTGTCACCAACATACACTATACTGTCACCAACATACACCATACTGTCACCAACATACACCATACTGTCACCAACATACACTATACTGTCACCAACATACACCATACTGTCACCAACATACACCATACTGTCACCAACATACACCATACTGTCACCTGCATACACCATACTGTCACCAACATACACTATACTGTCACCAACATACACCATACTGTCACCAACATACACCATACTGTCACCTGCATACACCATACTGTCACCTGCATACACCATA
This genomic window from Procambarus clarkii isolate CNS0578487 chromosome 85, FALCON_Pclarkii_2.0, whole genome shotgun sequence contains:
- the LOC138358707 gene encoding uncharacterized protein, whose translation is MVPVVPAALDDLVKEILLDNLALNTNKALSTNKALNTNKALNTNKALNTNKALNTNKALNTNKALNTNKALSTNKALNTNKALNTNKALNTNKALNTNKALSTNKALNTNKALNTNKALNTNKALNTNKALSTNKALSTNKALNTNKGNMINTQELSQGKTITYTPLSFKI